From Lagenorhynchus albirostris chromosome 15, mLagAlb1.1, whole genome shotgun sequence, one genomic window encodes:
- the NUDT16L1 gene encoding tudor-interacting repair regulator protein, whose product MSAAAVPELKQISRVEAMRLGPGWSHSCHAMLYAANPGQLFGRIPMRFSVLMQMRFDGLLGFPGGFVDRRFWSLEDGLNRVLGLGLGCLRLTEADYLSSHLTEGPHRVVAHLYARQLTLEQLHAVEISAVHSRDHGLEVLGLVRVPLYTQKDRVGGFPNFLSNAFISTAKYQLLFALKVLNMMPEEKLAEALAAATEKQKKALEKLLPSSS is encoded by the exons ATGTCGGCGGCGGCGGTTCCGGAGCTGAAGCAGATCAGCCGGGTGGAGGCGATGCGTCTGGGGCCGGGCTGGAGCCACTCGTGCCACGCCATGCTGTACGCCGCAAACCCCGGGCAACTCTTCGGCCGCATCCCCATGCGCTTCTCGGTGCTG ATGCAGATGCGCTTCGACGGACTGCTGGGCTTCCCCGGGGGCTTCGTGGACCGGCGCTTCTGGTCGCTGGAGGACGGACTGAATCGggtgctgggcctgggcctgggctgccTGCGCCTCACGGAGGCCGACTACTTGAGCTCGCACCTGACCGAGGGCCCGCACCGCGTCGTGGCGCACCTGTACGCGCGGCAGCTGACGCTGGAGCAGCTGCATGCTGTGGAGATCAGCGCGGTGCACTCGCGGGATCACGGCCTGGAG GTGCTGGGGCTCGTGCGCGTCCCACTGTACACCCAGAAGGACCGAGTCGGTGGCTTTCCCAACTTCCTGAGCAACGCTTTCATCAGCACAGCCAAGTACCAGCTCCTCTTTGCTCTCAAGGTGCTCAACATGATGCCCGAGGAAAAGCTGGCTGAAGCTTTGGCTGCAGCCACAGAAAAGCAGAAGAAGGCCCTAGAGAAGCTGCTCCCATCTTCCTCCTGA